The following are encoded in a window of uncultured Sphaerochaeta sp. genomic DNA:
- the leuB gene encoding 3-isopropylmalate dehydrogenase yields MKKHIALVPGDGIGPDIVREGVKVLDAVAKKFSHEFTTSSYDAGGVALDNVGIPLPDATLEGCKQSDGVLLGAVGGPKWDTLPSHLRPEKALLGLRGGMGLFCNLRPAILYKQLADACPLKSEIIGDGLDIMVVRELTGGIYFGERGRTEDSAYDTMAYTVAEIERIVRKGFEIAQKRSKRLCSVDKANILNSSQLWREVVQRIQSEYPDVEVSHMYVDNAAMQLVRNPRQFDVIVTSNMFGDILSDEASQITGSIGMLPSASLAEDGFGMYEPIHGSAPDIAGKDLANPIATILSVAMMLRYSFSLSEEADAIEKAVSSVLDAGYRTADIYTDGMKKVGTSEMGNLIAQAL; encoded by the coding sequence AGTCCTTGACGCGGTCGCAAAGAAATTCTCCCATGAGTTCACTACCAGTAGCTATGATGCAGGTGGTGTGGCCCTCGATAATGTAGGAATTCCCCTTCCTGATGCCACCCTTGAGGGGTGCAAGCAGAGTGACGGGGTGCTTCTTGGGGCAGTTGGTGGACCGAAGTGGGATACCCTTCCTTCCCACCTCAGACCAGAGAAAGCCCTGCTTGGCCTGCGTGGCGGCATGGGGTTGTTCTGCAACTTACGCCCTGCAATCCTTTACAAGCAACTCGCTGATGCCTGCCCCCTGAAGAGCGAGATCATCGGTGATGGACTGGATATCATGGTGGTTCGTGAACTCACCGGTGGTATCTACTTCGGCGAGCGTGGTCGCACTGAGGACAGTGCCTATGATACCATGGCATATACAGTAGCTGAGATTGAGAGGATCGTACGAAAGGGGTTTGAGATTGCCCAGAAGCGCTCAAAGCGCCTATGTAGTGTAGACAAGGCAAATATCCTCAATTCAAGCCAGCTCTGGAGAGAGGTGGTACAAAGAATACAAAGTGAGTACCCTGATGTGGAAGTAAGCCACATGTATGTCGATAATGCTGCCATGCAGTTGGTACGTAATCCTAGGCAGTTCGATGTGATTGTAACCTCGAACATGTTTGGGGATATCCTCAGCGATGAGGCAAGCCAGATTACTGGTTCCATTGGTATGCTGCCATCTGCTTCCCTGGCTGAAGATGGGTTTGGCATGTATGAGCCGATACACGGCAGTGCACCAGATATTGCAGGTAAGGACCTGGCCAACCCGATCGCTACCATACTCTCGGTTGCCATGATGTTGCGCTACAGCTTCTCCCTCTCTGAAGAAGCTGATGCAATTGAGAAGGCAGTCAGTTCGGTGTTGGATGCAGGGTACCGCACAGCAGATATTTACACCGACGGCATGAAAAAGGTCGGTACGAGTGAGATGGGCAACTTGATAGCCCAGGCCCTGTAA